The Dehalococcoidia bacterium genome has a window encoding:
- the pdxS gene encoding pyridoxal 5'-phosphate synthase lyase subunit PdxS, which produces MTTNTNGSRETGTFTAKAGLARMLKGGVIMDVVTPEHAKIAEEAGACAVMALERVPADIRAAGGVARMSDPEVILRIMDAVSIPVMAKCRIGHFVEAQVLEALGVDYIDESEVLTPADETHHVDKHQFKVPFVCGCRDLGEALRRISEGAAMIRTKGEAGTGNVVEAVRHMRQVMDDIRRIQNMPDDELYAEAKRLGAPVELVKEVKAQGRLPVVMFTAGGIATPADAALMMQLGADGVFVGSGIFKSENPEVRAKAIVKATTHFRDAKIIAEVSRGLGEAMRGLEIGAIPAEQLLATRGW; this is translated from the coding sequence ATGACGACTAACACCAACGGCAGCCGCGAGACCGGCACCTTCACCGCCAAGGCCGGCCTGGCCAGGATGCTCAAGGGCGGCGTGATCATGGACGTCGTCACGCCCGAGCACGCCAAGATCGCCGAAGAAGCCGGCGCCTGCGCCGTCATGGCCCTGGAGCGCGTCCCGGCCGACATCCGCGCCGCCGGCGGCGTCGCCCGCATGTCCGACCCCGAGGTCATCCTGCGCATCATGGACGCCGTCTCCATCCCCGTGATGGCGAAGTGCCGCATCGGCCACTTCGTCGAGGCCCAGGTCCTCGAAGCCCTCGGCGTCGACTACATCGACGAGTCCGAAGTGCTGACCCCGGCGGACGAAACCCACCACGTCGACAAGCACCAGTTCAAGGTGCCCTTCGTCTGCGGCTGCCGCGACCTCGGCGAGGCCCTGCGCCGCATCAGCGAAGGCGCCGCCATGATCCGCACCAAGGGCGAGGCCGGCACCGGCAACGTCGTCGAAGCCGTCCGCCACATGCGCCAGGTGATGGACGACATCCGCCGCATCCAGAACATGCCCGACGACGAGCTCTACGCCGAAGCCAAGCGCCTGGGCGCGCCCGTGGAGCTAGTGAAGGAAGTCAAGGCGCAGGGGCGCCTGCCAGTCGTCATGTTCACTGCCGGCGGCATCGCCACGCCCGCCGACGCCGCCCTCATGATGCAACTGGGCGCTGACGGCGTCTTCGTCGGCTCCGGCATCTTCAAGTCCGAGAACCCGGAGGTCCGCGCCAAGGCCATCGTCAAGGCGACTACACACTTCCGCGACGCCAAGATCATCGCGGAGGTGTCGCGCGGCCTGGGCGAGGCCATGCGCGGCCTCGAGATCGGCGCCATCCCGGCGGAACAGCTGCTCGCGACGCGCGGCTGGTAG
- a CDS encoding enoyl-CoA hydratase/isomerase family protein, translating to MEPYETIFLETLDGGVGRITLNRPEKLNAVNVRMGYELVDALRRLEEDEGVRAVVLTGAGRSFCSGDDLSGMESEGYPRARGPDAVKDYVFAPYRWTVVVNTMRRLPKPVVGAIRGHAHGAGFNLAMGTDIRIASDTLDMALPFVKWGMATGVNQTHYAVPLGIALEMAFTGESIGAERAERLGLVNRVVADAELESASLELARALAAGPTRAIGLTKAAIYKGWWRDLDATFDYQAVAQTFANQTADREEGRRAFQEKRRPRFEGR from the coding sequence ATGGAACCATACGAGACTATTTTCCTGGAGACCCTCGACGGCGGCGTCGGCCGCATCACCCTGAACCGCCCCGAAAAGCTCAACGCGGTCAACGTGCGCATGGGCTACGAGCTCGTGGACGCCCTGCGGCGGCTGGAGGAGGACGAGGGTGTGCGGGCGGTCGTCCTTACGGGCGCGGGGCGCTCCTTCTGCTCCGGGGACGACCTCAGCGGCATGGAGAGCGAGGGCTATCCGCGCGCCCGCGGGCCGGACGCCGTGAAGGACTACGTCTTCGCGCCGTACCGCTGGACGGTGGTGGTGAACACGATGCGGCGCCTGCCCAAGCCGGTGGTCGGCGCCATACGGGGCCACGCCCACGGCGCCGGCTTCAACCTGGCGATGGGGACGGACATCCGCATCGCTTCGGACACGCTGGACATGGCGCTGCCTTTCGTGAAGTGGGGCATGGCGACGGGCGTGAACCAGACGCACTACGCCGTGCCGCTCGGCATCGCGCTCGAGATGGCGTTCACGGGCGAGAGCATCGGCGCCGAGCGGGCAGAACGCCTGGGCCTGGTGAACCGGGTGGTGGCGGACGCCGAACTCGAGTCAGCTTCGCTGGAGTTAGCGCGCGCTCTAGCTGCCGGCCCGACGCGCGCGATTGGGCTTACGAAGGCAGCGATTTACAAGGGCTGGTGGCGGGACCTCGATGCGACGTTCGACTATCAGGCGGTGGCGCAGACGTTCGCGAACCAGACTGCCGACCGGGAGGAGGGCCGCAGGGCCTTTCAGGAGAAGAGGCGGCCGCGGTTTGAGGGGAGGTGA
- a CDS encoding DNA polymerase Y family protein yields MLLRVAFVFIPRFAPAVEALRHPSLAGAPLLVGEGEQPKRVADCSVEASLAGVRPGMRLREALSLCPGAVVLVPDAVLYAATWEKALAALDEISPEVEDAGHGRAYLNAGGLAGHYRDERGLADRIQDAVRAASGLRAAVGIAGSKFSAYAAATVAHERGEPVVVDDDAAAGFLAPLPASLLDVNRELIDRLRIFGLDTIGEVARITLPQLQAQFGPEGRRLWKLANGLDDDPLRPRPRAESVQASLSFEAPVGGIDILVAAGKQLLSRLRLPLRGRAVRQMTLQAELASGRGWERQVVLREAVSDNDRLSFVLRSTLQNAPPPNAVRSLTLRLSKLAGETGKQMYMGERGRLEHQLQEAIRQLKARYGASPIYRCVDVEPWSVIPEERQILIESDV; encoded by the coding sequence GTGCTCTTGCGGGTTGCCTTCGTTTTCATCCCCCGCTTCGCCCCCGCCGTCGAAGCGCTGCGCCACCCCTCCCTGGCCGGGGCACCGCTGCTGGTGGGGGAAGGCGAGCAACCGAAACGGGTCGCCGACTGCTCGGTCGAGGCCTCGCTGGCCGGTGTGCGGCCGGGCATGCGCCTGCGCGAGGCGCTCAGCCTCTGCCCCGGCGCCGTCGTCCTCGTCCCGGACGCCGTACTCTATGCCGCCACCTGGGAGAAGGCGCTGGCGGCGCTCGACGAGATATCGCCCGAGGTCGAGGACGCCGGCCACGGCCGCGCCTACCTCAACGCCGGCGGCCTCGCCGGGCACTATCGCGACGAACGCGGACTGGCGGACCGCATCCAGGACGCGGTGCGCGCAGCCTCCGGACTCAGGGCTGCCGTCGGCATTGCCGGCAGCAAGTTCTCCGCCTACGCCGCCGCCACAGTCGCGCACGAGCGCGGCGAGCCCGTGGTCGTCGACGACGACGCCGCCGCCGGGTTCCTGGCGCCGCTGCCGGCCTCCCTGCTCGACGTCAACCGGGAGTTAATAGACCGCCTGCGCATCTTCGGCCTCGACACCATCGGCGAAGTCGCGCGCATTACCCTGCCGCAGCTCCAGGCGCAGTTCGGGCCCGAGGGACGGCGGCTGTGGAAGCTCGCGAACGGCCTCGACGATGACCCCCTGCGGCCGCGGCCGCGAGCGGAATCAGTGCAGGCCAGCCTCTCGTTCGAGGCGCCGGTCGGCGGCATCGACATTCTCGTGGCGGCGGGCAAGCAGTTGCTCTCGCGCCTGCGGTTGCCGCTGCGCGGCCGCGCCGTGCGCCAGATGACCCTGCAGGCGGAGCTGGCCTCCGGGCGCGGCTGGGAGCGCCAGGTGGTCCTGCGCGAGGCGGTGAGCGACAACGACCGCCTCTCCTTCGTCCTGCGCTCGACCCTGCAGAACGCGCCACCGCCGAACGCGGTGCGCAGCCTCACGCTGCGCCTCTCGAAGCTGGCCGGCGAGACGGGTAAGCAGATGTACATGGGAGAAAGGGGGCGGCTCGAGCACCAGTTGCAGGAGGCGATCAGGCAGCTCAAGGCGCGCTACGGCGCCTCGCCGATCTACCGCTGCGTGGACGTGGAACCATGGTCCGTAATACCGGAAGAACGCCAGATACTCATCGAGTCCGACGTCTGA